Proteins found in one Desulfopila inferna genomic segment:
- the ligA gene encoding NAD-dependent DNA ligase LigA gives MSDKQNHTPKVRPEKIASKEEAGEAVEKLREAIRFHDYRYYVLNEPVISDRKYDELFQVLNDLEQQWDLVVPDSPTQKVAGEPMQELGTVRHTTPMMSLKAVYNEAGVRDFARTCRRQLGLDKVEYVVEPKYDGLSIELVYEDGRLVLAATRGDGERGEDVTANVRTIGEVPLSLLKRQDEKMPSRLVIRGEIYMRIDEFNTLNRRREQEGSRPFANPRNAAAGSVRQLDPRITKQRPLHLFLYELPEYEGRSLKTHWETLQIMLEWGLPVNRQMQYLVAGVDEALEHYDQLVRARDDMNFEIDGMVVKVNDLEDRSKLGARSRDPRWAIAYKFEPRRDTTRVRDIIVNVGRTGALTPVALLDPVNIGGVEVSRASLHNLSQVEEKDIRIGDTVEVERAGDVIPYVVRSLKEQRDNSQKRFTMPEHCPACGGEVFISRDRKNVRCTNVDCPAQLKERLQHFASRQALDIEGLGGKRARQLVDMGFVKSLPDLYMLSKDDLLQLPGYADKSATNLLAEIKEAKSITLERFIYALGIPLLGSHMTQVLAFHFKDLDALKNAGTEELQQINEVGPEVARSVVSFFSEEKNQRALQAMYEAGLRLENPLYSGGGGERPLQGLKFVFTGSLERWTRDQAKELVERYGGRATSAVSGETDYVVTGPGSGSKLDQARTHHVAILNENDFVSLLLERGVPL, from the coding sequence ATGAGCGATAAACAGAACCACACCCCCAAGGTACGGCCGGAAAAAATCGCAAGCAAAGAGGAAGCCGGCGAGGCGGTGGAGAAGCTGCGTGAAGCGATACGCTTCCATGATTACCGCTACTATGTGCTTAATGAACCGGTAATCTCGGACAGGAAATATGATGAGCTCTTTCAGGTTCTCAACGATCTGGAGCAGCAATGGGACCTGGTTGTACCGGATTCCCCTACACAGAAGGTGGCCGGGGAGCCCATGCAAGAACTCGGCACCGTGCGTCACACTACGCCGATGATGAGTCTGAAGGCCGTATATAATGAGGCCGGAGTGCGCGATTTTGCCCGGACCTGCCGCAGGCAGCTTGGTCTGGACAAGGTGGAATATGTTGTCGAACCCAAATATGACGGCCTGTCCATCGAGCTGGTCTACGAGGACGGCAGGCTGGTACTTGCAGCCACCAGGGGTGACGGCGAGAGAGGCGAGGATGTTACCGCAAATGTCAGGACCATCGGCGAGGTGCCGCTGTCTCTGCTGAAAAGGCAGGACGAAAAGATGCCGTCCCGTCTGGTGATCCGTGGTGAAATCTACATGCGCATCGATGAATTCAACACACTCAATCGCCGCCGCGAGCAGGAGGGCAGCCGACCCTTTGCCAATCCCCGCAATGCCGCGGCCGGATCGGTACGACAGCTCGATCCCAGAATCACCAAGCAACGGCCCCTGCATCTGTTTCTCTATGAGCTGCCGGAGTACGAGGGAAGAAGCCTGAAGACACATTGGGAGACCCTGCAGATCATGTTGGAATGGGGTTTGCCGGTCAATCGGCAAATGCAGTATCTGGTTGCCGGCGTCGATGAGGCTCTGGAACATTATGACCAGCTGGTCAGGGCACGGGACGACATGAATTTCGAGATCGACGGTATGGTAGTCAAAGTCAATGATCTTGAAGACCGCAGCAAGCTTGGCGCGCGCTCCCGCGATCCACGCTGGGCAATAGCCTACAAATTCGAACCCCGCCGCGATACCACCAGGGTCAGGGATATAATTGTCAATGTGGGACGAACCGGAGCGCTGACCCCGGTGGCCCTGCTCGATCCCGTAAATATCGGCGGCGTCGAGGTTTCCCGGGCTTCATTGCATAACTTGAGTCAGGTAGAGGAAAAAGATATCCGCATCGGCGATACTGTGGAGGTGGAGCGAGCAGGCGATGTTATCCCCTATGTGGTTAGATCCCTGAAAGAGCAGCGGGACAATTCGCAGAAGCGTTTTACCATGCCGGAGCACTGCCCGGCCTGTGGCGGAGAGGTGTTCATCTCCAGGGACAGGAAAAATGTGCGCTGCACCAATGTCGACTGTCCGGCCCAGTTAAAGGAGCGTTTGCAGCATTTTGCTTCACGACAAGCTCTGGATATCGAAGGGCTTGGCGGGAAAAGGGCTAGGCAACTGGTGGATATGGGTTTTGTGAAGAGTCTTCCTGATCTTTACATGCTCTCCAAAGATGATCTTTTACAGCTGCCCGGATATGCGGATAAATCCGCGACAAATCTACTCGCGGAGATTAAGGAGGCCAAAAGCATCACCCTGGAGAGATTTATCTACGCTCTGGGCATTCCCCTGCTGGGATCGCATATGACCCAGGTGCTGGCGTTCCATTTCAAGGATCTGGATGCTTTGAAAAATGCCGGCACGGAAGAACTGCAGCAGATAAACGAAGTGGGGCCCGAGGTAGCCCGCAGCGTGGTCTCTTTTTTTTCCGAGGAAAAAAATCAGAGAGCCCTTCAGGCCATGTATGAGGCGGGTCTCCGGCTTGAAAATCCTCTCTACTCCGGTGGAGGCGGGGAGCGACCTCTGCAGGGTCTTAAATTTGTCTTCACCGGTTCGCTGGAACGCTGGACGCGTGATCAGGCCAAAGAACTGGTCGAGCGTTATGGGGGGCGTGCTACCTCCGCTGTTTCGGGTGAGACCGATTATGTGGTGACAGGACCGGGGTCGGGCTCGAAGCTGGATCAGGCCCGGACACACCACGTTGCCATTCTCAATGAAAACGATTTCGTTTCACTTCTTCTGGAGAGAGGCGTTCCTCTGTAA
- a CDS encoding DUF3750 domain-containing protein, translating into MGISGCTDGDWRTASRQSAGFAPDPATTREAVLQVYGASAWSWRGLFAIHTWVAAKPSGETAYTVYDVVGWRGRNGSPVMRIRQDIPDRYWYGEKPRILKEHVGEGVDDLIAAVEQAAAAYPWKTTYKVFPGPNSNTFTAWIGKEVPELELDLPFSAIGSGYAYRNNVEAN; encoded by the coding sequence ATGGGGATCTCGGGATGCACGGACGGCGACTGGCGAACTGCAAGTCGTCAATCGGCCGGATTTGCGCCGGATCCGGCAACTACCAGAGAAGCGGTCCTGCAGGTTTATGGGGCCAGCGCCTGGAGCTGGCGCGGTTTATTCGCAATCCACACATGGGTAGCCGCGAAGCCGAGCGGTGAAACCGCATATACAGTTTACGACGTGGTCGGCTGGCGCGGCAGAAATGGCTCGCCGGTGATGAGGATCAGGCAGGATATACCCGACCGGTATTGGTATGGGGAGAAGCCCCGTATTCTCAAGGAGCATGTCGGAGAAGGTGTAGATGACCTCATTGCCGCCGTAGAACAGGCAGCGGCTGCATATCCCTGGAAAACAACCTACAAGGTGTTTCCCGGGCCAAACAGCAACACTTTCACTGCCTGGATCGGAAAAGAAGTGCCCGAACTCGAACTGGATCTGCCTTTTTCGGCCATCGGCAGCGGCTATGCCTACAGGAACAATGTGGAAGCGAATTAA